ttaaaaaacacattacacCGATATGTTATCATCCAGGAGATTATCACCAACAGGCATTTTAATGAACCGTTTTATCCAAATAATGTAATCGACTCAAACATGAGAGCTAGACTGTATATTTGCAGACAGGCATTAATCAGTGCCGCCTCGTGTTTTCTCACCATTGAGCAGGATATCAATTAGGTGAGAATCTGTTCTATTCGTCCGCACCGTACCCGTGGACGGCCGTCATCGATGCCTGGCACAGCGAGGTGGCACACTACCTGTATCCCAACGGATCCACCAACGGACAGGCTATCGGTCACTACACACAGGTAACAGCAGGGTTACAGAGAGGATCATGGTggaggtttttaaaaataaactatgtTATAGttgcagaaagaagaaaaaggtcaAACTGTAGTTGTACTGCTTTGATACTGGTCGGTTACACAGGGAAATACCACCTGGTACTGCAGTTCTCTCAGTTCTGAGAAGTGTTTAGGTGTTtatcagctcattgtttttattttttcccccgATTGTACTGTCTGCTGAGATGGAGGAGACCAAATGCTGAGGAAAAATGGGTGAAAATGGAGCTTATATTCATCAGGTGGCCAAAAGAATGATTCTAAACTAAGTGAATGTTTTTCTATGTCCTTTTGAGAAACAGCAGTTTCTGTGAACATATTTCTAgacactttttttcatttcaagggTCCTTGTACATTGTACCTTTGAGTTTAGTaccaaatttaaaatataatgttcatgaaaaacataaacacaacgCTAAGACCACCGTGACCTTAACATTTGACGTCAAGGCATtcctgagatatcgtgttcTAGGGAATGggacggacaacctgaaaacacaccatgaaataataaaaagtagTTACAGCTCCACCATAGACAAGAAAACAGTCTTTCATCAATgttcacatttcaaataaacCCCCACAACTAAATATGCATATCACCATAAACGTTTTTCAACAAAAGCTGATAACTTTTAGTTTTTGCCGTCAGGTGGTGTGGAACAGCTCTTATAAAGTCGGCTGCGGAATGGCGCTATGCCCCAACAACATCTATTTCTATGGCTGCCACTACTATCGAGCGTACGTGACACCTCGTTCACCCTCAACACGCTTAAAACACGTGACTTTGTTGTGCATGTGAGAAACCTCTACATCTGGGAGtccattttgtaatttatttgacAGAGGAAACTTCAGGAGATGGCCGCCTTATAAAGTGGGACCCGCGTGTGCCTCCTGCCCCGGTGCCTGTGTAGACAAACTATGCAGTAAGTAGACGATCAGATACTGTGAGCAGTGCATGTGCGTTCTCTGTGTGGTGAATAGGATATTATACAACATGAACATTGTCCACTGAGGCAGAAAACAGACCTCTTCATATGTTAACCTCTTCATTGCTGTATTTTCCTTTCCGTTGCAGCCAACCCTTGTCCTTACATAAATAAGTACATCAACTGTCCCACGTTGAAAGCCACGACTGGATGTGGCAACAAGCTGGTGTATGCCTGGTGTCCGGCTGCATGTAAATGCATCGACAAAATCATTCCAATAGCCTGAAGATAAATCTACCAGTCGGAAAATGTTTGACCTCGACATCATCTTCATTTGGTTCTCTGTCTGTGAAGTAAGCCAATACTATGTAAGCTGTTTTAGAATATAATAATGACACAAGCAGGAAATATCTGGAATAAAAAACTATAGAGGATGTTCGGGAAGTGTTTTCTAATGTTTCATGTCTCACATATGAAATCAAAATCCTTCACCGGAGGAAAATATTCAGTCTTGCACTTATTTCATGTTGTTGAGTTTCAGTATAATCTGAACTAATCAATATTTGTAACTTGAAATGATTTTTTCACACTGATAACctttaaaagaataaagagaCTCAAGCTCGAGCTTGTTAGCtggctaagctaagctaacccaCCCCAGTGCACTTTAATGGCTCACGACTTTTCTGATTCGGTTCACTGTGGCAAAGACAGACCCAGAGGGTGGAGGCCGACGTTccctgaccaatcacagcagagcGGCAGAATTAAAGGTCCAGCAGCAGGGGACAGTTTGAGgagagtgtgaatgtgttttctcaAAATCTGAGCACGTAAAAGTTTTCAAGCAATAACCCATGATACAATTATAAACCTGGATATGTGCAGAATTAAATCTACGAGTGGACAACGTGGACTTGGACTCCAATAAATGCAAAAGGTTAATGTTGCCACGTTAAATAGGTGATTTTAATACCAGCTGCATGAGGTGATAATACATCGATGCTTGAAGCTTGTCGTGTCGCCACCACAGAACATCTGACTATCATCTGAACAGCGGGTTGatcggtgagagtgagagagcagcagcCACTCTGTGGTTAATGTTGAAATCGCTCTGTTGAAGTAAAGCCCTGTGAAAACAGACAGCGAGTCAATTGACCAACACTGTGCAGTAAGTCAACTAAGTTCAAACCACAGTCTGTGCAAACATTCAAAGACGACAAAGCACCGACAGCCACAAACACTGTCAACCGGAGCAGCTGCAGCCAGACAGAGCGGCCCTCGTCAAGCTCTGAGTGCCAGAGCACAAGGTGCCTCTGGGTAAACGTGCCATTTCTACTGTTAAATGATCCTCCAGCATACGGATTTAGAGGGAAACTGTTTCAGCGCAGCGACTTGCGTAACAGCTGCCAACAGACGACTGGTGCCAACTCCTCTGTGACAACCAGAGCTGAGCCAAGTCTATCAGGAGCCccgagtacacacacacgcacatcacCATGTCTTGCATCTTGAATTATTACACTTCAAGAACTCGtaatttttatttctacatcaaCCTACTTTCACAGGACTTTGCTTGGTCCTCGATCCTGAAGTGCATTTTGATTAATATAAATTACAAATATGTATTTGATGCTGCAGGTGCTAATATTGCTGACGGTATATTTTGGAACAGCTTCCTTCATACACACTCAAGATATTATGGGTAAATATTACACAGCAGTGTTTCTCTTGACACTTGAAACGGTCAACGTCAACCACCGTTGACACATATGTACGTCCAGGCCCAACAGTTctcttataaaaccacatttgaaGCTGCTGGATCCAGTTCCCTACACATCATGCAAAGGTTCATTAATCCTCCTCTAAGAACATTTTGCAAATCACCTTTACAATgttaaaaatctggatctggatctgcaccacatctTTGAGGGTGTTTGTCTGACCCATCGTCCAGTTTCGAGGAAATCCTTCTGTATGTTATATCACAGGAGGTTATGATATAAgcactgatttgttttaaaaggtCACGCGTATAAAACTCTGGCTTGTATAACACATGCAGCAGAAAATAAGGTTCCACTCTGCAACAAGCACAACTCAATGACCATTACACTCCTGCAGATGGCTCTGTTGTACAATGCACCTCTCCTGCTTCTGCATCTCACATTAGCGTCTCTTGCTTCACCTGAACCACTGGCCTGtgaataaaaatgcatcaaatcAAGTAGATCAATGTGCCTCATCACTCACCCTCTGTGTCTCGAACACAGGAGGCTGTTATTCGTCGCCTCTGTGAACTACATGTATAGTttgcattaaaaagaaaatctttcaaATGATTGTGACAAGCTTGTTGGGTCACATAAGAAGCTGCCggggttttattttcacaggaaaCCTGATGCAACAGCGCAGGAGACTGTTGGGTGTATTACTTCACCGCTGACATTAGTCCATCACCTCCCTGCAGCGTCCACATCAAGAAGGAAGACGTGACTCTGACCTGAAAAACACTTGTCATGTGAGGCTTGCTGGGAGATAACTGCCGTCCTTGAGGGACGTCATGTGTGGCTTCTGAATAGAGTTGACATCGAGGGCAGATATATTAATAATCCAGAGGACGGATATAAAATATGAGCACAGTTGTTCATGCAAACCCTTAAACAGAGCAGGGATAAAACTTGTATTGGTTTAATCGTGAATATTGGTGTGAAACTGCTTTGATGAGGGATCTGTCAAGGCTTCtgtttttaatatctttttatatttgactggtttttcttttatctccAAGGGCACCTAAGGTTTCCTGGATTTACACACACGAGTCTGAGTACTTGGCctcttttaatattaataacatcTTTTACCAAGGCTATTTGTGGGACACGTTCAGAGATACTTCTCAATGAATATTAGATAAatagagtttgtgtttttacgcCGTTTaatgagtttgtgttttgtgatgagtgtttgtgtattcACCCACTGGAGTTTGGTTCATGTTTTGAGAGTATCTTCTTGATGTCTTTGCTGCAGTAATATAAGTATTTTCATGCTGCTCgttgtttggttttcatgtttttttgtcttgttggCTTTTGTGCAGTTTTGTGAGTTTTGTCTCTTTGATCATcgtgtggttttgtgttttctttgtgcattTTTGTGGTGTTTTGTATGCAAATGTCTCGCTGACGTGTGCAGTTGTGCATGTGGTTTTTCTTGTTCACTTtggtgcagctgtgtgtgtgtgtgtgtgtgtttccctgttGACTTTTCTATGCAGCTCTCTTGTGGACCTCTGTGTAGTTCTTAGGTCCTTTTTTGCAGTCGCATTTTGTGGTGTTTTGTcgttaacgtgtgtgtgttcaaacgTCCCACTCAAAGGGCTGCATCTGGGTCCAACCCTGTGGTCTGgatccaaacacaaacaaagcacaCAATaagatttagaaaatgaaacagCTGTTTATCTGAgcaggctggtgtgtgtgtgtgtgtgtgtgtgtgcacgtgaaaGTGTGATGAACAAAGTTTCTGCAGTGATTtaaaaagtgaagtgaagtgtgtgtttgtgtgtgtgtgtgtgtgtgtgtgcagaggggGCGGACCCGGTGtggctgtaaaaataaataattagctCTGATTGACAGCACAGTGTGTTTAGCTGCTGGAGACTCAGACTCGTGTTGGTTTCGTTCAATGGAAACGAGCTCCACTCTCACTTTGCTCTGCGTTACTCACATGCTCGCCACcggaggaggctgcagctgctgctggaggctcCTCCTGTCTTTGTTCGCTAACCGGGGCCACGGACACTGCTGGACCTCAGAGCTGGAGCCGGGGACTAACTTTCACCCAGCTAGctagcgaggaggaggaggaggagaaggagaaggaggaggaggagggttagCTTAGCCAGCTAACTAGCTCGGCTCTGCAGACACCAAGCGGCGGCTGTGTGTCTCCCTTCAGCTGCGGCAGCGACTCAACCAGGAAGAGCTTCTCCTTCTCACCGGGGGGGAGGACAAGGTAGAGGAAGCcgagaggagagtgaggagacCCCGGATCTCTGCAGATGTTGTTGCTcctctgtcaacacacacacacacaaaacttcaACATCTGCACACATGTGTATTggaacattgtgtttgtttggtggttgttgttgttgtgagttCTCATCCGCTTCCTCCACACGCCTcattctgcagctgctgtgcatGAATACACATAATGCATGTATTTCTGAGGTAACGTGGTGCTGCCTGGTCATgtgtggtctctctctctctccctctctctctctctccctctcaccctccctctctctctctctctgcacagatCACCATGCACGGAGGACGCCCCCTCTTCTAACCCGCCGGAGATGAGCACCGGGGAGATGATGGTGACAGCACCGTGTGTATTGCGAGGCAAGAGGCCGAGCAGGAAATCTGCGTGAGGCTTCGAACACAAGGCTCGTGCTACccagcagcagcgtgtgtgtgtgtgtgtgtgtgtgtgatcgaaGTGCCCATGGCGGAGTTTGGGGAGGACGGCAGGCTTCCTCCATTGCATCTCGGGGATTCGGCCGTGCCCAGCGacgaggcagcagcagcagcagctgccggGAAGACGCATTGCGAAGTGTCCATGCTGAATGGAGACTGTGGGATATCGGACAATATGGTCGGTTCACCTGGTGCCAGCCAAGCCGGGGTGGACGCAGCCAACACCTCCGTGGGACTGGTGGATGCCAAACATGAAATACCACGCAGGAGCAGCATTATCAAGGTAAGCCCTCGAAGTTAAAGTCTCCCCTGTGCATCTGCATCGAACAGATCTGGAAgttacactgcaaaaaaaaaaaaaacccaacaacccTGCCCTCATGTTGTGAGTCTGCGATGAGTCCATGTTTTTGTGTGCACCTGTTAATGTCCAGGTGGTTTTCACAACACAGGCCAGTACGTGGAGAAGCTCATCCTGCAGTGCTGGGTCTGAGTCATTTGCATTGCATGTGTGTAGCAGAGCTTCTCCTTGTTCTCAAACATCAATAATGTGGctataacctgtgtgtgtgtgtgtgtagaggaaTAAGATAAGATGATCTTTATTGTTCCCAGAAGGGGAATTAAAGTGTTGAGAGCAGAGGGATACAGGAAtgagcagtgtgaggaaaacaatataaatacaactcTCATATATAGAGGAAGGATGCGGTTGTGAATATGATGGAGGTGAGAATACGTTTAGTTTTATTAAATCTGTGAGATAAAGATTGAATGAATAGTGCAGGGCTGTTTTTATAGAGGGGGCAGTAAAGACAGCACGTGTCATATAAATAAAGTGTCGTACTTCATTCAGAATGAGGCTGTCCATAAAGTGAATATCTACAGTGGAGTCagtgcagtgcagcagcagatcatGTGGTGGCTGGTAATTAAAATGCATGCAGGCCCCCTGAATGTTGTGCATGCTgagctcacatacacacacacacagattaatcAGAGTCTAACTTTGTTTAGCTATTAGTTGACGGGCGTTTCAGTAACACAGTTGAATATCTTCTATTGCTGTAAAAGAAACACTGGCGTCCCTGCGGTC
This region of Paralichthys olivaceus isolate ysfri-2021 chromosome 13, ASM2471397v2, whole genome shotgun sequence genomic DNA includes:
- the LOC109640796 gene encoding cysteine-rich venom protein pseudecin — translated: MFALLLCILTLRQVHPACVLVNVCPENAVVQAEIVDRHNALRRAVEPSASDMLMMNYSDEVAASAQAWVDKCILAHGAPSTRMLKGYQLGENLFYSSAPYPWTAVIDAWHSEVAHYLYPNGSTNGQAIGHYTQVVWNSSYKVGCGMALCPNNIYFYGCHYYRAGNFRRWPPYKVGPACASCPGACVDKLCTNPCPYINKYINCPTLKATTGCGNKLVYAWCPAACKCIDKIIPIA